In a genomic window of Glycine max cultivar Williams 82 chromosome 13, Glycine_max_v4.0, whole genome shotgun sequence:
- the LOC100819507 gene encoding tetraspanin family protein, giving the protein MVRFSNNVIGLLNFLTFLLSIPILVAGVWLSKQGATECERWLEKPVIALGVFLMLVSLAGLVGACCRVSWLLWLYLLVMFVLIVLLFAFTIFAFVVTNKGAGEVVSNRGYKEYRLGDYSNWLQKRVNNTKTWNRIRSCLQSGKVCTEFQSKFLNDTVTEFYSENLSALQSGCCKPAEECQFSYVNPTTWTKPTNVTNQSNPDCDAWNNDPTVLCFNCQSCKAGLLQNLKTDWKRVAVVNIVFLVFLIIVYSIGCCAFRNNRRENWKGYSR; this is encoded by the exons ATGGTTCGGTTCAGCAACAACGTGATCGGACTCCTGAACTTCCTGACCTTCCTCCTCTCCATCCCGATCCTGGTGGCCGGAGTGTGGCTGAGCAAGCAGGGCGCCACCGAGTGCGAGCGGTGGCTGGAGAAGCCGGTGATCGCACTCGGCGTCTTCCTCATGCTCGTCTCACTCGCCGGCCTCGTCGGCGCGTGCTGTCGCGTGTCGTGGCTCCTCTGGCTCTACCTCCTCGTCATGTTCGTCCTCATCGTTCTTCTCTTCGCCTTCACCATCTTCGCCTTCGTTGTCACCAACAAGGGCGCTGGCGAAGTTGTGTCTAATAGAGGGTATAAGGAGTATAGGCTTGGGGATTACTCGAACTGGTTGCAGAAGAGGGTTAACAACACTAAGACGTGGAACAGGATCAGGAGTTGCTTGCAATCTGGGAAAGTCTGCACTGAGTTTCAATCCAAGTTTCTAAACGACACCGTTACTGAGTTTTACTCCGAAAACCTGTCCGCGCTTcag TCTGGATGCTGTAAACCTGCAGAAGAATGCCAGTTTAGCTATGTGAATCCAACGACATGGACGAAGCCCACAAATGTGACTAATCAGAGCAACCCAGATTGTGATGCTTGGAATAACGATCCAACAGTTCTGTGCTTCAATTGCCAATCATGCAAGGCTGGCTTACTGCAAAACCTCAAGACTGATTGGAAGAGGGTGGCTGTTGTTAACATCGTATTCCTTGTCTTCCTCATTATTGTCTACTCCATAGGGTGCTGTGCATTCAGGAACAATAGGAGGGAAAATTGGAAGGGTTATTCTCGTTAG
- the LOC100817369 gene encoding WAT1-related protein At4g28040-like: protein MAGLASNLPLIVMIGLQIHYAALAIFTRAALLDGLSTTVFVVYRQGIATLALAPIFFSPKRRQSVKDSLGFRSFFLMFVTALVGVTANQNAYFKGLFYASSTAATAMSNLIPALTFVIAAIAGFEKVDISLRSTAKILGTVCCVAGALTMALVKGQKLLHTEFLPSIHLTGSQGDDWLLGCLLLLASSVFWSCWMILQVPITSCCPDHLLSTFWMCLFSTIQAALFALLSESDLQAWILQSPLQISCSLYAGIGIAVSFFIQSWCISERGPLYCAMFNPLATVITALISATFLEEEVYVGSLVGAVGVIAGLYVVLWGKAKEFAEIKPEAPQSSNLLDDEISSRIDLEQPLLSEKLSEHATEADSKV, encoded by the exons ATGGCTGGTTTGGCTAGCAATCTTCCTCTAATTGTTATGATAGGTCTGCAAATTCATTATGCAGCACTTGCCATATTCACAAGAGCCGCTCTCTTAGATGGGTTGAGTACAACGGTGTTTGTAGTATACAGGCAAGGCATAGCCACTTTGGCTTTGGCGCctatatttttctctcctaaGAG GAGACAATCAGTGAAAGATTCTTTGGGATTCAGGAGCTTCTTTTTGATGTTTGTGACCGCTCTTGTTGG AGTCACGGCAAATCAGAATGCATACTTCAAAGGATTATTTTATGCATCTTCTACTGCAGCTACCGCTATGAGTAATCTGATACCGGCATTAACGTTTGTAATTGCAGCAATTGCGGG ATTTGAGAAAGTTGACATAAGCTTAAGAAGCACGGCCAAGATATTAGGGACAGTTTGTTGCGTGGCTGGAGCCTTAACCATGGCATTGGTCAAAGGACAGAAGCTGTTACACACGGAGTTCCTTCCTTCTATACATCTCACCGGCAGTCAAGGTGATGATTGGCTGCTGGGTTGCCTATTGCTCTTAGCAAGCAGTGTTTTTTGGTCATGTTGGATGATCCTGCAG GTACCAATCACTTCGTGCTGCCCAGACCATTTATTATCAACCTTTTGGATGTGTCTGTTTTCAACAATACAGGCTGCCCTATTTGCCCTGCTTTCAGAGTCGGATCTTCAAGCATGGATTTTGCAATCACCTTTACAGATTTCATGTTCTTTATATGCA gGAATCGGAATAGCGGTTAGCTTCTTCATTCAATCCTGGTGCATCTCAGAAAGAGGTCCCCTGTACTGTGCAATGTTCAACCCTTTGGCAACAGTCATCACTGCTTTGATAAGTGCAACTTTCCTAGAGGAAGAGGTGTACGTTGGAAG TTTGGTAGGGGCTGTTGGAGTTATTGCCGGTTTATATGTTGTGCTTTGGGGTAAAGCCAAAGAGTTTGCTGAGATTAAACCAGAGGCACCACAATCATCAAACTTACTAGATGATGAGATAAGTAGTAGGATAGATTTGGAACAACCCCTTCTATCAGAGAAATTGTCTGAACATGCAACAGAAGCAGATAGCAAGGTGTAG